One Sanguibacter sp. HDW7 DNA window includes the following coding sequences:
- a CDS encoding glutaredoxin domain-containing protein: MSGSITMYGADWCGDCTRAKALLDREGVAYTYVDVEHDEAARDRAIEIAGRQNIPVIVFDDGTHLVEPSNPELLAKVRG, from the coding sequence ATGTCCGGGAGCATCACGATGTACGGCGCCGACTGGTGCGGCGACTGCACGCGCGCCAAGGCGCTTCTCGACCGCGAGGGCGTCGCGTACACGTACGTCGACGTCGAGCACGACGAGGCCGCGCGCGACCGCGCGATCGAGATCGCGGGCCGTCAGAACATCCCCGTCATCGTCTTCGACGACGGCACCCACCTCGTCGAGCCCTCGAACCCCGAGCTGCTCGCCAAGGTACGCGGCTGA
- a CDS encoding diaminopimelate dehydrogenase, which yields MTSPLRIAIVGHGNLGRGVEAALLKTTDAELAGIYTRRDPATVAPLTAGAIVRPLDALEGDADDIDVAILCGGSRSDLPEQTPAIARFLPVVDSFDTHARIPEHFEHVDAAARAGGNVALISAGWDPGLFSINRVYGEALLPDGDTYTFWGRGLSQGHSDAIRRVPGVAAGIQYTHPVAAAVDAVRSGARPELTTREKHTRECFVVLAEGADADAVREAIVTMPDYFADYDTTVRFIDADELARDHAGMPHGGFVIRAAETSDGTNQVVEYSLRLDSNPELTASVLVAAARAVARLQARGEAGAITLLDVPPALLSPRSAAELRRDLL from the coding sequence CGGCGTCGAGGCCGCGCTCCTCAAGACCACCGACGCCGAGCTCGCCGGCATCTACACGCGCCGCGACCCCGCGACCGTCGCACCCCTCACCGCAGGCGCGATCGTCCGCCCGCTCGACGCGCTCGAGGGCGACGCCGACGACATCGACGTCGCGATCCTCTGCGGCGGCTCACGCAGCGACCTGCCCGAGCAGACGCCAGCGATCGCGCGCTTCCTGCCCGTCGTCGACTCCTTCGACACGCACGCGCGCATCCCCGAGCACTTTGAGCACGTCGACGCCGCCGCCCGTGCGGGCGGCAACGTCGCCCTCATCTCCGCAGGCTGGGACCCGGGCCTCTTCTCGATCAACCGCGTCTACGGCGAGGCGCTCCTGCCCGACGGCGACACGTACACGTTCTGGGGCCGAGGCCTCTCCCAGGGACACTCCGACGCGATCCGGCGCGTGCCGGGCGTCGCGGCCGGCATCCAGTACACCCACCCGGTCGCCGCGGCCGTCGACGCCGTCCGCTCGGGAGCCCGCCCCGAGCTCACGACACGCGAGAAGCACACGCGCGAGTGCTTCGTCGTCCTCGCCGAGGGCGCCGACGCCGACGCGGTGCGCGAGGCGATCGTCACGATGCCCGACTACTTCGCCGACTACGACACGACCGTGCGCTTCATCGACGCCGACGAGCTCGCGCGCGACCACGCCGGCATGCCCCACGGCGGCTTCGTCATCCGCGCGGCGGAAACCTCCGACGGCACCAACCAGGTCGTCGAGTACTCGCTGCGCCTCGACTCCAACCCCGAGCTCACCGCGAGCGTGCTCGTCGCCGCAGCACGCGCCGTCGCCCGCCTCCAGGCGCGCGGCGAGGCGGGCGCCATCACCCTGCTCGACGTGCCGCCCGCGCTGCTCTCGCCGCGCTCGGCCGCCGAGCTGCGGCGCGACCTGCTCTGA
- a CDS encoding HAD-IC family P-type ATPase, whose protein sequence is MNAAPSAVPATPQTEDRPERVPWAQSPAEVLAELGTTADGLPGDAAARLLAQHGANRLPPPERDPLWKRILVHFDDVLIYVLLVAAVLKAVVGDWVDFAVILAVAIVNAGIGFVQEGKAESALASIRSMLSTHAEALRDGQWSKVDADDLVPGDVVRVRAGDRVPADVRVLEATNLRIEESALTGESVPAEKHERAVDAEAGVGDRTSMMFSSTLVAAGQGSGVVVATGQHTEIGRIQTMMSEVTDVKTPLTRQLDTFGKVIAVAILGLGAFMVLVGRLVHSQPVDELLSAAIGFAVAAVPEGLPALVTITLALGVQQMARRRAITRKLPAVETLGSVTTICSDKTGTLTRNEMTARTVLTADATVDVEGLGYAPEGRVTIDGVEVVRGARASFDALTDVMSLCNDARVEQGESGRWGLVGEPTEGALAVLGIKAGAGTGEWERLAVLPFESATKYMATLDRHGDDAPVIHVKGAPDRVLERCSTQTSADGGREPLDRDRWLERIDELGAQGLRVLAAARRPADAGATTVVAEDVADGLELCGLVGIVDPPRPEAIEAIAECHAAGIRVKMITGDHAGTALAIAREMGIAQEGARVLTGAELEELTTTELRKVVRDVDVYARTSPEHKIRIVAALQAHGEVVAMTGDGVNDAPALTQADVGIAMGIKGTEVTKDAAEIVLADDNFATIERAVEEGRRIYDNIRKSLLFLLPTNGAQSLVVIVAVLAGLTMPLLPVQVLWVNMITAVTLSLALAYEQAEPGIMRRRPRSSKGGILDVAAVSKIVVASLAIGAAALGVFMWLERAGESLAVARTTAVTTLALAQLTYLFSCRFLDRSSLTPAVLRGNRVLWVSAGSLLALQAVFVYAPFMHAWFDSAPITGGHWLVAGGVSVLVLLVVELAKVVSRRVLRGRA, encoded by the coding sequence ATGAATGCAGCCCCATCTGCCGTGCCCGCGACGCCCCAGACCGAGGACCGTCCCGAGCGCGTCCCGTGGGCGCAATCACCGGCCGAGGTCCTCGCAGAGCTCGGCACGACAGCGGACGGCCTCCCGGGCGACGCGGCCGCGCGGCTCCTGGCGCAGCACGGTGCGAACCGTCTGCCGCCCCCCGAGCGCGACCCGTTGTGGAAGCGGATCCTCGTCCACTTCGACGACGTCCTCATCTACGTCCTCCTCGTCGCGGCGGTCCTCAAGGCCGTCGTCGGCGACTGGGTGGACTTCGCGGTGATCCTCGCGGTCGCGATCGTCAACGCGGGCATCGGGTTCGTCCAGGAGGGAAAGGCGGAGTCGGCGCTCGCGTCGATCCGCTCGATGCTCTCGACGCACGCGGAGGCTCTGCGCGACGGGCAGTGGTCGAAGGTCGACGCGGACGACCTCGTCCCGGGCGACGTCGTCCGGGTGCGCGCGGGAGACCGTGTGCCCGCGGACGTGCGTGTGCTCGAGGCGACGAACCTGCGCATCGAGGAGTCGGCGCTCACCGGAGAGTCCGTGCCGGCGGAGAAGCACGAACGGGCCGTCGACGCGGAGGCCGGGGTCGGCGACCGGACGAGCATGATGTTCTCGAGCACGCTCGTCGCGGCGGGGCAGGGCTCCGGCGTCGTCGTCGCGACGGGGCAGCACACCGAGATCGGGCGTATCCAGACGATGATGTCCGAGGTCACGGACGTCAAGACGCCGCTCACACGCCAGCTCGACACGTTCGGCAAGGTCATCGCGGTCGCGATCCTCGGCCTCGGCGCGTTCATGGTGCTCGTCGGGCGCCTCGTGCACTCCCAGCCCGTCGACGAGCTGCTCTCCGCGGCGATCGGCTTTGCGGTCGCGGCGGTCCCCGAGGGCCTGCCGGCGCTCGTGACGATCACGCTCGCCCTGGGCGTCCAGCAGATGGCGCGGCGCCGGGCGATCACGCGCAAGCTGCCGGCGGTCGAGACGCTGGGCTCGGTGACGACGATCTGCTCGGACAAGACGGGCACGCTCACGCGCAACGAGATGACGGCGCGCACGGTGCTCACGGCGGACGCCACGGTCGACGTCGAGGGACTCGGCTACGCGCCCGAGGGGCGCGTGACGATCGACGGTGTCGAGGTCGTGCGCGGTGCTCGCGCGTCGTTCGACGCGCTCACGGACGTCATGTCGCTGTGCAACGACGCACGCGTCGAGCAGGGCGAGAGCGGCCGGTGGGGCCTCGTCGGGGAGCCGACCGAGGGCGCCCTCGCGGTGCTCGGGATCAAGGCTGGCGCGGGCACGGGGGAGTGGGAGCGGCTCGCGGTCCTGCCCTTCGAGTCGGCGACGAAGTACATGGCGACGCTCGACCGCCACGGGGACGACGCCCCGGTCATCCACGTCAAGGGCGCCCCCGACCGCGTTCTCGAGCGCTGCTCGACGCAGACGTCGGCGGACGGCGGCCGAGAACCGCTCGACCGTGACCGGTGGCTCGAGCGCATCGACGAGCTCGGTGCGCAGGGGCTGAGAGTCCTCGCTGCGGCGCGTCGCCCCGCGGACGCGGGCGCGACGACCGTCGTCGCGGAGGACGTCGCGGACGGGCTCGAGCTGTGCGGGCTCGTCGGGATCGTCGACCCGCCGCGGCCCGAGGCGATCGAGGCGATCGCCGAGTGCCACGCTGCGGGGATCCGCGTGAAGATGATCACGGGCGACCACGCGGGCACGGCGCTCGCCATCGCCCGTGAGATGGGCATCGCGCAGGAGGGTGCGCGCGTCCTCACGGGGGCCGAGCTCGAGGAGCTCACGACGACGGAGCTGCGCAAGGTCGTGCGGGACGTCGACGTCTACGCCCGCACGAGCCCCGAGCACAAGATCCGCATCGTCGCGGCGCTGCAGGCGCACGGCGAGGTCGTCGCGATGACGGGCGACGGCGTCAACGACGCGCCCGCGCTCACGCAGGCCGACGTCGGCATCGCGATGGGCATCAAGGGCACCGAGGTGACGAAGGACGCCGCCGAGATCGTCCTCGCGGACGACAACTTCGCGACGATCGAGCGCGCGGTCGAGGAGGGGCGTCGGATCTACGACAACATCCGCAAGTCGCTGCTCTTCCTCCTGCCGACCAACGGCGCGCAGTCGCTCGTCGTCATCGTGGCGGTGCTCGCGGGCCTCACGATGCCGCTCCTGCCGGTGCAGGTGCTGTGGGTCAACATGATCACGGCGGTGACGCTCTCGCTCGCCCTCGCGTACGAGCAGGCGGAGCCGGGCATCATGAGGCGCCGGCCGCGCAGCTCGAAGGGCGGGATCCTCGATGTCGCGGCGGTCAGCAAGATCGTCGTCGCGTCGCTCGCGATCGGAGCGGCCGCGCTCGGTGTCTTCATGTGGCTCGAACGGGCGGGGGAGTCGCTCGCGGTCGCGCGGACGACGGCGGTGACGACGCTCGCCCTGGCGCAGCTCACGTACCTCTTCAGCTGCCGGTTCCTCGACCGTTCGAGCCTGACGCCGGCGGTGCTGCGGGGCAACCGTGTGCTGTGGGTGTCGGCGGGTTCGCTGCTCGCGCTCCAGGCCGTCTTCGTCTATGCGCCCTTCATGCACGCGTGGTTCGACTCGGCGCCGATCACGGGTGGGCACTGGCTGGTCGCGGGCGGGGTGTCGGTCCTCGTGCTGCTCGTCGTCGAGCTGGCGAAGGTTGTGAGCCGCAGGGTCCTGCGGGGGCGGGCGTAG
- a CDS encoding helix-turn-helix transcriptional regulator: MNHLVADVDAAATATYADLFDALSDPTRLAILQHLATGEHRVRDLVEHLGLAQSTVSKHLACLRDCGLVAARPEGRSTVLSLAAAPPLAALLRAAEDLLAATGARVSLCTHLVRPEEG, from the coding sequence ATGAATCATCTCGTGGCCGACGTCGACGCCGCGGCCACCGCGACGTACGCCGACCTCTTCGACGCGCTCTCGGACCCGACGCGCCTCGCGATCCTCCAGCACCTCGCGACGGGCGAGCACCGGGTGCGCGACCTCGTCGAGCACCTCGGGCTCGCCCAGTCGACCGTGAGCAAGCACCTCGCGTGCCTGCGCGACTGCGGGCTCGTCGCCGCGAGGCCCGAGGGTCGCTCGACCGTCCTCAGCCTCGCCGCCGCCCCGCCGCTCGCGGCGCTCCTGCGCGCGGCCGAGGACCTCCTGGCGGCGACCGGTGCGCGCGTGAGCCTGTGCACGCACCTCGTCCGGCCGGAGGAGGGCTGA
- the pdxY gene encoding pyridoxal kinase PdxY, translating into MKILSIQSSVAYGHVGNSAAVFPLQRIGVEVMPVHTVNFSNHTGYGAWRGPLIAPEDVREVVTGVEERGAFADTDAVLSGYQGGEGIADVILDAVARVKAANPAALYACDPVMGNAKSGCFVAPAIPVLLRDRVVPAADIITPNQFELGFLTGTEPDTLESTLASADLARAMGPSVVLVTSVERPDREPGTIEMLAVTPEGAWIVTTPHLPFKANGSGDVTAALFTAHYVRTRDAADALARTTSSVFDLLRTTHESGRRELELVAAQEFYAHPQLQFEVRQVR; encoded by the coding sequence GTGAAGATCCTCTCGATCCAGTCCTCGGTCGCATACGGCCACGTCGGCAACTCCGCGGCAGTGTTCCCGCTGCAGCGCATCGGCGTCGAGGTCATGCCGGTCCACACCGTGAACTTCTCCAACCACACGGGCTACGGCGCGTGGCGCGGACCGCTCATCGCCCCCGAGGACGTCCGCGAGGTCGTCACGGGCGTCGAGGAGCGCGGCGCGTTCGCCGACACGGACGCGGTCCTCTCCGGCTACCAGGGCGGCGAGGGCATCGCCGACGTCATCCTCGACGCCGTCGCCCGCGTCAAGGCCGCGAACCCGGCCGCGCTCTACGCGTGCGACCCCGTCATGGGCAACGCCAAGAGCGGCTGCTTCGTGGCGCCCGCGATCCCCGTCCTCCTGCGCGACCGCGTCGTGCCCGCGGCGGACATCATCACGCCCAACCAGTTCGAGCTCGGCTTCCTCACGGGCACCGAGCCCGACACGCTCGAGTCGACCCTGGCGTCGGCGGACCTCGCCCGCGCGATGGGCCCGTCGGTCGTCCTCGTGACGAGCGTCGAGCGCCCCGACCGCGAGCCCGGCACGATCGAGATGCTCGCCGTGACGCCCGAGGGCGCGTGGATCGTCACGACCCCGCACCTGCCGTTCAAGGCCAACGGCTCGGGCGACGTCACCGCCGCGCTCTTCACCGCGCACTACGTGCGCACCCGCGACGCGGCCGACGCGCTAGCGCGCACGACGTCGTCGGTGTTCGACCTCCTGCGCACGACGCACGAGTCCGGTCGCCGTGAGCTCGAGCTCGTCGCGGCGCAGGAGTTCTACGCGCACCCGCAGCTGCAGTTCGAGGTGCGCCAGGTGCGCTGA
- a CDS encoding cation diffusion facilitator family transporter, translating to MAHDHAHSHAGDPTASGHRRRLAIAFAITSTVLVAQAVGAILTGSLALLTDTAHMLTDAGGLAVALVAATLMARPPTERLTWGFRRVEVLAALAQAAVLLAVGVYAAVEGVKRLWAPPEIAPTELLVFGVVGLVGNLVSMAVLAPGRGANLNMRAAFLEVVNDALGSVGVIVAAIVIRTTGWLQADALAGLLIAALIVPRAVTILREAGGILLEQTPRGLDLAVVREHMLGVDHVVDVHDLHASTVATGLPVISAHVVVDDDCFRTGHAPEILHRLAECVATHFPVSLEHSTFQIETADHAAHEPHRHG from the coding sequence ATGGCGCACGACCACGCGCACAGCCACGCGGGCGACCCGACGGCGTCGGGCCACCGCCGCCGCCTGGCGATCGCCTTCGCGATCACGTCGACGGTCCTCGTCGCGCAGGCTGTCGGAGCGATCCTCACAGGGAGCCTCGCACTCCTCACGGACACGGCCCACATGCTCACCGACGCTGGCGGTCTGGCGGTCGCGCTCGTCGCGGCGACGCTCATGGCGCGCCCGCCGACAGAACGCCTCACCTGGGGCTTCCGACGCGTCGAGGTGCTCGCGGCGCTCGCGCAGGCGGCAGTCCTCCTCGCCGTCGGCGTCTACGCGGCGGTCGAGGGCGTCAAGCGGCTGTGGGCGCCTCCCGAGATCGCCCCGACCGAGCTGCTCGTCTTCGGCGTCGTCGGCCTCGTCGGCAACCTCGTCTCCATGGCGGTCCTCGCCCCAGGCCGCGGCGCGAACCTCAACATGCGTGCCGCGTTCCTCGAGGTCGTCAACGACGCGCTCGGCTCCGTCGGTGTCATCGTCGCCGCGATCGTCATCCGCACGACGGGCTGGCTCCAGGCCGACGCCCTCGCAGGCCTGCTCATCGCCGCGCTCATCGTGCCGCGCGCCGTGACGATCCTCCGCGAGGCGGGCGGGATCCTCCTCGAGCAGACGCCGCGCGGCCTCGACCTCGCCGTCGTCCGCGAGCACATGCTTGGCGTCGACCACGTCGTGGACGTCCACGACCTGCATGCGTCGACCGTCGCGACGGGGCTGCCGGTCATCTCGGCGCACGTCGTCGTCGACGACGACTGCTTCCGCACGGGGCACGCCCCGGAGATCCTCCACCGGCTCGCCGAGTGTGTCGCGACGCACTTCCCGGTGTCGCTCGAGCACTCGACGTTCCAGATCGAGACGGCCGACCATGCCGCCCACGAGCCCCACCGGCACGGCTGA